In Nostoc sphaeroides, the genomic window ATTTAGAGCTACTACACCTCCCATACACAGCAAAATTCCAGGCGTGCTGCGTAAGTAGACGCTCACATAAATACTTGTACTTAAAAATGTAAAGCCTGCGAGGATTAGTCCTAAGCCAATAAGCTTACTGGCAAGGATTACTTGTTCCTCTTCTTTGCCGATGGTAGGCGCTGTAATTTTTGTGGGTGCGGAATTTGGCGGAGGATTTGTTGTGGCAGATGCAGAGTGCTGCTGCACCCTAAACATAAAAGTTATTTTGTCTCCCTGCCCAAGGGAAATTCTATCTCCTGGATGCAGTGGGAAAAAAACTTGAGGTTGAAGTTTCGCACCATTAATGTATGTACCATTAGAACTGCCCAAATCGGTGATATGGTATTCATCCCCATTTATCCAAATTTGCGCGTGGATGCGAGATGCCACATCCGAATCTGGTAAGCCAGAGATATCAATATCTGGTGATTTTTGGTC contains:
- a CDS encoding FHA domain-containing protein; the encoded protein is MQFPANLSVISIGKPNDQKSPDIDISGLPDSDVASRIHAQIWINGDEYHITDLGSSNGTYINGAKLQPQVFFPLHPGDRISLGQGDKITFMFRVQQHSASATTNPPPNSAPTKITAPTIGKEEEQVILASKLIGLGLILAGFTFLSTSIYVSVYLRSTPGILLCMGGVVALNWGGRDNRKLGWVLIGIGIALFLASGVVIGSVSLFSMLVSFAGISCGYQLFTTGKVFNFNPLTLQIVKKSANSGNH